One genomic region from Argentina anserina chromosome 2, drPotAnse1.1, whole genome shotgun sequence encodes:
- the LOC126782102 gene encoding probable nucleoredoxin 2 — protein sequence MKEMMNNHDQALRNGTGAGVAGAAEAARVSTSRISSLLASPDRDYLLSPSGNQVKVSDLDGKIIGLYFSANWYPPCWNFNQLLVGIYNQLKNNTTTGSRFEIVYISSDEDSDAFNGYHGCMPWPAIPFSDLEIKKALNRKFEIEGIPSLVILQPSDCKDGDEATLRDGVEIIYRYGVQAFPFTKQRLEQLEKEEKEKHENQTLTNLLTNHNRHYLLGHQTPNQVPVASLIGKTIGLYFSAQWCIPCVNFTPRLVSIYKKIKEQMQVGDRQQDGEDFEIVFVSSDRDRTSFEAYFSTMQWLALPFDDPNIKELVKHFDVKGIPCLVILGPDGKTVTKHGRNLINLYKENAYPFTAAKLESLEKKMDEEAKALPRSVYHVGHRHELNLVSEGNGGGPFICCDCDEQGCGWAYQCLECGYEVHPKCVTATTGAVSA from the exons ATGAAGGAGATGATGAATAACCATGATCAAGCTCTGAGAAACGGAACTGGTGCTGGTGTTGCTGGTGCTGCAGAGGCTGCGAGGGTTTCGACTTCTAGAATATCATCTCTGCTGGCCTCCCCAGATCGTGATTATCTTCTTTCTCCATCTGGAAATCAG GTGAAAGTTTCTGATCTTGATGGGAAGATAATAGGGCTCTACTTCTCGGCCAATTGGTACCCTCCATGCTGGAACTTCAACCAACTCTTAGTCGGCATCTATAATCAGCTCAAGAACAATACCACTACTGGTTCTAGGTTTGAAATCGTGTACATATCATCTGATGAAGACTCTGATGCCTTTAACGGCTACCACGGTTGCATGCCGTGGCCAGCAATTCCTTTTTCCGATTTGGAGATCAAGAAAGCTCTGAATCGAAAATTTGAGATAGAGGGAATTCCGAGCCTGGTTATTCTGCAACCTAGTGATTGCAAGGATGGTGATGAGGCTACGTTGCGTGATGGAGTTGAGATCATTTATCGCTATGGTGTCCAAGCCTTTCCTTTTACTAAACAGAGGCTGGAACAGttggagaaagaagagaaagagaaacatGAGAACCAGACCTTGACCAATCTGCTAACAAACCACAACAGACACTATCTTCTGGGCCATCAGACGCCAAATCAG GTCCCTGTGGCTTCATTGATAGGCAAGACAATTGGACTCTACTTTTCAGCTCAGTGGTGCATTCCATGTGTTAATTTCACCCCTCGGCTTGTCTCAATCTACAAGAAGATTAAAGAGCAAATGCAAGTAGGTGATCGGCAACAAGATGGAGAGGACTTCGAGATAGTGTTTGTTTCAAGTGATCGCGATAGAACATCCTTCGAAGCATACTTCAGCACCATGCAATGGCTAGCATTACCCTTTGATGATCCCAACATCAAAGAGCTCGTTAAGCATTTCGATGTCAAAGGTATTCCTTGTTTGGTAATTTTAGGGCCGGATGGTAAAACTGTCACCAAGCACGGTAGAAATCTGATCAACTTGTACAAGGAAAATGCTTATCCCTTCACTGCTGCAAAGTTGGAATCGTTGGAGAAGAAAATGGATGAAGAGGCCAAGGCTCTGCCGCGGTCGGTGTACCATGTAGGACATAGGCATGAGCTGAATTTGGTGTCGGAAGGCAACGGCGGAGGACCCTTTATATGTTGCGACTGTGATGAACAAGGATGCGGTTGGGCTTATCAGTGTCTTGAATGCGGATATGAGGTGCACCCCAAGTGTGTCACTGCTACTACTGGTGCAGTCAGTGCATGA